In Halomonas alkalicola, the following proteins share a genomic window:
- the istB gene encoding IS21-like element helper ATPase IstB, translating to MTMPETERLDAMLTRLKLTAIRERLDTLLDEAARRELTLRETLAYLCEQEVAHKEQRRIQMGLSIARFPFLRTLEGFDFSAQPAVDPGQIRELACGRWIANGDALLLLGPPGVGKSHLAVALGREAVKAGYSVLFTTATALITQLVQAHANGDLEERLRHFAKPKLLIIDELGYLPLEPGAANLFFQLVTRRYERGSLLVTSNRAVSEWGEVFGDAVVATAILDRLLHHSHVITIRGDSYRLRAKRKAGLIKPDTIHHHDQVVR from the coding sequence ATGACGATGCCCGAGACGGAGCGCCTGGATGCCATGCTGACGCGTCTCAAGCTGACCGCCATCCGCGAGCGGCTCGACACGCTGCTTGACGAAGCCGCACGCCGGGAGCTGACCCTGCGCGAGACGCTGGCCTACCTGTGCGAGCAGGAGGTGGCCCACAAGGAGCAGCGGCGCATCCAGATGGGCCTGAGCATCGCCCGCTTCCCGTTCCTGCGCACTCTGGAAGGGTTCGACTTCAGCGCCCAGCCTGCCGTCGATCCCGGTCAGATCCGTGAGTTGGCCTGCGGACGCTGGATCGCCAACGGCGATGCTCTGCTGCTGCTCGGCCCGCCGGGCGTGGGTAAGAGTCATCTCGCTGTGGCACTTGGCCGGGAAGCGGTCAAGGCCGGCTACTCAGTGCTGTTCACTACCGCCACGGCACTGATTACCCAACTGGTCCAGGCCCATGCCAATGGCGACCTGGAGGAACGGCTAAGGCACTTCGCCAAGCCCAAGCTATTGATCATCGACGAGCTGGGCTACCTGCCGCTGGAGCCGGGGGCGGCCAACCTGTTCTTCCAGCTGGTCACCCGGCGTTATGAGCGCGGCAGCCTGTTGGTCACCAGCAACCGAGCGGTCAGCGAGTGGGGCGAGGTGTTCGGTGACGCCGTGGTCGCCACGGCGATCCTTGACCGACTGCTGCATCACAGCCACGTCATCACCATCCGAGGCGACAGTTACCGACTGCGTGCCAAGCGCAAGGCCGGGCTGATCAAGCCCGACACCATCCACCATCACGATCAGGTCGTCAGGTAA
- a CDS encoding HIRAN domain-containing protein — MARFIEHLVEPQRLLLFWQARESKKRSRYRVGQLVTKGGQVVLQYDHGPEMTEAKQMGFEGYPAFPLKQVEHSHQVMEAFKRRLPPRSRGDFSRYLELRAIPADAEISDFALLGYSGAKLPNDGFELVHPFDDPPEAFEVLVEVAGFRHEAELDASELSQGDPVQFVPEPENQIDAHAIRMESAGRKLGYAPRGHLDMLHRMLGRGAALDGEVFRINGSPERPLVYVLTRIRLDDRPAMPANVFRMQA, encoded by the coding sequence ATGGCCCGCTTTATCGAACATCTGGTAGAACCACAGCGGCTGCTGCTCTTCTGGCAGGCCCGCGAGAGCAAGAAGCGCTCTCGCTATCGCGTGGGCCAGTTGGTGACGAAGGGCGGTCAGGTAGTGCTTCAATATGACCACGGCCCCGAGATGACAGAGGCGAAGCAAATGGGCTTCGAAGGCTATCCCGCCTTCCCGCTGAAGCAGGTGGAGCACAGCCACCAGGTGATGGAGGCCTTCAAGCGGCGCCTGCCGCCGCGAAGCCGAGGCGATTTCAGTCGCTATCTGGAGCTGCGTGCCATCCCTGCCGATGCCGAGATCAGCGACTTCGCCCTGTTGGGGTACAGCGGTGCCAAGCTACCCAACGATGGTTTCGAGCTGGTGCATCCCTTTGATGATCCGCCTGAAGCCTTCGAGGTGCTGGTGGAGGTGGCTGGGTTCCGCCATGAAGCCGAACTCGACGCCTCAGAGCTGAGCCAGGGCGACCCCGTGCAGTTCGTGCCGGAACCTGAAAACCAGATTGACGCACACGCCATCAGGATGGAGAGCGCCGGACGAAAGCTGGGTTATGCTCCGCGGGGGCACCTGGACATGCTTCACCGCATGCTGGGCCGGGGTGCTGCCCTCGACGGCGAGGTATTTCGCATCAATGGCAGCCCAGAGCGCCCCCTGGTTTATGTACTGACTCGGATCCGACTGGATGACCGACCGGCAATGCCGGCCAATGTGTTCCGGATGCAGGCTTGA
- a CDS encoding antibiotic biosynthesis monooxygenase family protein, whose translation MKYIFEVHIRDGYPAEEYAEAWVRASEIIQRAPGARGTELHRKIDDPTTLIAIAHWDSKASRDAMEAKRDPTVKAIIKSAAPCCEIRLIGEFEEPEWVVMPPEE comes from the coding sequence ATGAAATACATCTTCGAGGTGCATATCCGCGACGGCTACCCGGCCGAGGAATACGCCGAGGCCTGGGTGCGCGCCAGCGAGATCATCCAGCGTGCGCCGGGCGCGCGAGGCACCGAGCTGCACCGCAAGATCGACGACCCCACCACCCTGATCGCCATCGCCCACTGGGACAGCAAGGCCAGCCGCGACGCCATGGAGGCCAAGCGCGACCCGACGGTGAAGGCGATCATCAAGAGCGCCGCCCCCTGCTGCGAGATCCGCCTGATCGGCGAATTCGAGGAGCCGGAGTGGGTGGTGATGCCCCCCGAGGAATAG
- a CDS encoding acetate/propionate family kinase, which translates to MRHILTLNSGSSSLKFALYPLAGAASLDALTPRYRGKFTGLNGGAPGFSLADGEGHPVAAEMGELPPSLDLPGATARLLGWLDAHPDLALAAVGHRVVHGGRAYHRPVRLTPEITDALKAFESLAPLHQPFCLAPVAALAERYPELPQVACFDTAFHADQPEVARWFALPREMTERGLIRYGFHGLSYDYINQVLPACLGDAPRERVIVAHLGNGASLCAIRNGQSVASTMGFTAIEGMPMGTRSGSLDPGLVLHLIQQEGMSADEVTELLYKRSGLLGVSGISGDMRELLASPAEEAREAVALYAYRAVREIGSLAAALGGLDQLVFTAGIGERAAPVREAICRGCEWLGLALDPDANRRDALRISRADSRVSAWVIPTDEERMIAWYSARLLGQA; encoded by the coding sequence ATGCGTCATATCCTGACCCTCAACAGCGGCTCCTCCAGCCTGAAGTTTGCCCTCTACCCGCTGGCGGGGGCCGCTTCACTCGACGCCCTGACGCCCCGCTATCGCGGCAAGTTCACCGGGCTCAACGGTGGCGCCCCCGGCTTCAGCCTGGCGGATGGCGAGGGCCACCCGGTGGCCGCGGAGATGGGCGAGCTGCCCCCGAGCCTCGACCTGCCTGGCGCCACCGCGCGCCTGCTGGGCTGGCTGGATGCGCACCCCGACCTGGCGCTCGCCGCGGTGGGGCATCGGGTGGTCCACGGCGGCCGTGCCTACCATCGCCCGGTGCGCCTCACCCCCGAGATCACCGACGCGCTCAAGGCCTTCGAATCGCTGGCACCGCTGCACCAGCCCTTCTGCCTCGCCCCGGTGGCGGCGCTGGCCGAGCGCTACCCCGAGCTGCCCCAGGTGGCCTGCTTCGACACCGCCTTCCACGCCGACCAACCCGAGGTCGCCCGCTGGTTCGCCCTGCCCCGGGAGATGACCGAGCGCGGACTGATCCGCTACGGCTTCCACGGGCTCTCCTACGACTACATCAACCAGGTGCTGCCGGCCTGCCTGGGCGATGCCCCCCGCGAGCGGGTGATCGTCGCCCACCTGGGCAACGGCGCCAGCCTCTGCGCCATCCGCAACGGCCAGAGCGTGGCCTCCACCATGGGCTTCACCGCCATCGAGGGAATGCCCATGGGCACCCGCAGCGGCAGCCTCGACCCGGGGCTGGTGCTGCACCTGATCCAGCAGGAGGGAATGAGCGCCGACGAGGTCACCGAGCTGCTCTACAAGCGCTCCGGCCTGCTCGGCGTTTCCGGCATCAGCGGCGACATGCGAGAGCTGCTCGCAAGCCCTGCGGAGGAGGCCCGCGAAGCAGTGGCGCTCTACGCCTACCGCGCCGTGCGCGAGATCGGCAGCCTGGCGGCCGCCCTGGGCGGGCTCGACCAGCTGGTCTTCACCGCCGGCATCGGCGAGCGTGCCGCCCCGGTGCGCGAGGCCATCTGCCGGGGCTGCGAGTGGCTGGGCCTGGCCCTCGACCCAGACGCCAACCGCCGCGACGCCCTCCGCATCAGCCGCGCCGACAGCCGCGTCAGCGCCTGGGTGATCCCCACCGACGAGGAGCGCATGATCGCCTGGTACAGCGCCCGCCTGCTGGGGCAGGCCTAG